The following proteins are encoded in a genomic region of Gossypium hirsutum isolate 1008001.06 chromosome D05, Gossypium_hirsutum_v2.1, whole genome shotgun sequence:
- the LOC107903533 gene encoding protein indeterminate-domain 14, producing the protein MEEEDQRGQPLLPLPIAATVSSSSSLRNHSTVTDQYYEGPSLDLQLSVNLRPIQKPSGSVKTGGSICDVKSDSSNIESLRWQAGEQIRLAAIETAYAERVRELAKMEMEMAQSEFARARHMWLRAREEVEKAEKMKQRATRQIDSKCMEISCQSCRQRFRP; encoded by the coding sequence ATGGAAGAGGAAGATCAAAGAGGACAGCCACTGCTTCCTCTGCCGATCGCCGCCACAGTTTCCAGTTCTTCTTCACTAAGGAATCATTCAACGGTAACTGATCAATACTACGAAGGTCCTTCACTTGATCTGCAATTATCAGTCAATCTACGGCCAATCCAGAAACCATCAGGTAGTGTTAAAACAGGAGGCTCCATTTGTGATGTTAAGTCCGATAGCAGCAATATCGAATCCTTGAGATGGCAAGCGGGGGAGCAAATTCGATTGGCAGCCATCGAAACGGCATATGCAGAGAGAGTGAGGGAGCTTGCAAAGATGGAAATGGAGATGGCTCAGTCTGAGTTTGCAAGAGCAAGGCATATGTGGCTAAGGGCAAGGGAGGAAGTTGAAAAGGCTGAGAAAATGAAGCAAAGAGCAACAAGGCAGATCGATTCTAAGTGCATGGAGATCAGTTGCCAGTCTTGTAGACAAAGGTTTAGACCTTAA